The proteins below come from a single Alnus glutinosa chromosome 9, dhAlnGlut1.1, whole genome shotgun sequence genomic window:
- the LOC133877376 gene encoding UDP-glycosyltransferase 87A1-like produces the protein MDPIGVEPTTAHPHVVAIPFPCQGHINAMMSLCKLLSSRKNNLHITFVVTEEWLGCIGSEPKPATVRFASIPNVVERAKAVDFGGFNEAVMTQMEAPFEQLLDRLEPPVARILADFELQWPVGVGARRKIPVASLWTMSASFFSVLHHFYAFQQNKHLSLHFLGDGEDQMGQIPGIASTQLEDLRTVLHENDPRGMETVFDGISKAPKAQYLLLNSVYELEPQAFDTLKAIFPFPVYPIGPATRYLEIEERSSKTVTEIGPDDYLKWLDFQPEDSVLYISLGSFLALSDAQMDEFAAGLRSSGVRFLWVARDQASRLKESCGDMGLVVPWCDQLRVLCHPSVGGFWSHCGWNSTQEAVYAGVPMLAFPLFLDQVPNSRQIVEDWKTGWSVKRAEAGSEILVAKEAISELVQRFMDLESCEGNEIRKRAGELKHLCRQAIAKSGSSYTNLDAFICDFIEGHGY, from the exons ATGGATCCCATCGGCGTCGAACCAACCACCGCCCACCCCCACGTGGTGGCGATCCCTTTCCCATGTCAAGGCCACATCAACGCCATGATGAGCCTCTGCAAGTTACTATCTTCACGAAAAAACAACCTTCACATCACCTTCGTCGTCACCGAAGAGTGGCTCGGCTGTATTGGCTCCGAGCCCAAGCCGGCTACCGTCCGCTTCGCTTCAATCCCCAACGTCGTCGAGCGCGCAAAAGCAGTAGACTTTGGGGGCTTCAACGAAGCGGTCATGACCCAAATGGAAGCTCCCTTTGAGCAGCTCCTCGATCGGCTTGAGCCGCCGGTAGCTCGAATCTTGGCTGATTTTGAGCTTCAGTGGCCTGTTGGCGTCGGGGCTCGAAGGAAAATTCCGGTGGCATCCCTTTGGACCATGTCAGCGTCTTTTTTCTCGGTGCTTCATCATTTTTATGCTTTCCAACAAAATAAGCATTTGTCCCTTCACTTTTTAG GTGATGGAGAAGATCAAATGGGGCAAATACCCGGAATTGCTTCAACACAACTGGAAGATCTACGAACAGTACTTCATGAGAACGACCCACGGGGCATGGAAACAGTCTTCGACGGCATTTCAAAGGCGCCCAAAGCACAATATCTTCTGCTTAATTCTGTCTATGAACTTGAACCCCAAGCTTTCGACACTTTGAAAGCAATCTTCCCTTTCCCTGTCTACCCCATTGGCCCTGCTACACGTTACTTAGAAATTGAAGAGAGGTCCTCAAAAACGGTAACTGAGATTGGCCCTGATGACTATCTGAAATGGTTGGACTTCCAGCCTGAAGATTCTGTCCTGTACATCTCTCTGGGCAGTTTCTTAGCGCTGTCAGATGCCCAGATGGATGAGTTCGCCGCAGGGCTGCGTAGCAGCGGCGTTCGATTCTTGTGGGTGGCGCGTGACCAGGCTTCTCGGCTGAAAGAGAGTTGTGGCGATATGGGGTTGGTCGTGCCTTGGTGCGACCAACTGAGGGTGCTTTGCCATCCTTCTGTCGGCGGGTTTTGGTCCCATTGCGGGTGGAATTCCACTCAAGAAGCTGTTTACGCAGGCGTTCCGATGCTTGcttttcctctgtttttggATCAAGTTCCTAATAGCAGGCAGATTGTGGAAGACTGGAAGACTGGGTGGAGTGTGAAGAGAGCAGAGGCGGGAAGCGAAATTTTGGTGGCAAAAGAAGCCATATCTGAGCTCGTTCAAAGGTTCATGGACCTTGAAAGCTGTGAAGGAAATGAGATTAGGAAAAGAGCAGGAGAGCTGAAACATCTCTGCCGCCAGGCAATTGCTAAAAGCGGATCGTCTTATACAAACCTCGATGCATTTATTTGTGATTTTATAGAAGGACACGGCTATTGA